In Trifolium pratense cultivar HEN17-A07 linkage group LG7, ARS_RC_1.1, whole genome shotgun sequence, a genomic segment contains:
- the LOC123900053 gene encoding APO protein 4, mitochondrial-like, whose translation MALRKVFWNDLLLYEKLGGYCLGNFGRFYATKVDLRKLRPMIVKRIERRSQFYPVRDMIPVANEVLLARNVLIHGVSTLLNSFPLMACKFCPEIYIGEQGHLIATCRGYKHRAKNRVHEWVKGGLNDILVPVETFHLNNMFQSVIRHDQRFDFDRIPAVVELCWQAGADPHDENLNSSSGNLEASNDNVDGTESLSPNDLAVIAKKTLEAWETLRSGVERLMFVYPVKVCKYCSEVHVGPSGHKARLCGVFKYESWKGAHFWTKANVDNLVPPKIVWRRRPHDPPVLVNEGRDFYGRVPAVLDLCTKAGVIVPAKYNILMKVQGLSGPVNYKI comes from the exons ATGGCTTTGAGAAAGGTGTTTTGGAATGATCTTCTTCTATATGAAAAATTGGGTGGGTATTGTCTTGGGAACTTTGGTAGATTCTATGCTACTAAAGTGGATTTGAGGAAACTAAGACCCATGATTGTTAAGAGAATTGAGAGACGTTCTCAATTTTACCCTGTTCGTGATATGATTCCTGTTGCAAATGAAGTCTTACTTGCTAGGAATGTTCTCATTCATGGTGTTTCTACTCTCCTCAATTCGTTTCCTCTCATGGCTTGCAA ATTTTGTCCCGAGATATATATTGGTGAGCAGGGACATTTAATAGCAACTTGCCGGGGTTACAAGCATCGTGCCAAGAACCGGGTTCACGAATGGGTCAAAGGCGGTTTGAATGATATACTTGTTCCTGTTGAAACATTTCATCTTAATAACATGTTCCAAAGTGTTATTAGGCATGACCAAAGGTTTGACTTTGATCGGATCCCTGCTGTTGTTGAGCTATGCTGGCAAGCAGGGGCTGATCCCCACGATGAAAATCTTAACTCAAGTAGTGGGAACTTGGAGGCTAGTAATGACAATGTCGATGGTACCGAGTCTTTGTCACCAAATGATCTTGCCGTAATTGCAAAGAAAACTTTAGAAGCTTGGGAGACTCTCAGGTCTGGGGTGGAGAGGTTGATGTTTGTATATCCGGTAAAAGTTTGTAAATATTGTTCAGAGGTTCATGTTGGGCCATCTGGCCATAAAGCTAGGCTCTGTGGAGTGTTCAAGTATGAGAGTTGGAAAGGAGCTCATTTTTGGACGAAAGCTAATGTGGATAATTTAGTGCCGCCAAAGATCGTGTGGAGACGAAGGCCTCATGATCCTCCTGTACTTGTGAATGAAGGGAGAGACTTCTATGGGCGTGTTCCAGCTGTACTGGATTTGTGCACAAAAGCCGGTGTCATTGTTCCTGCAAAGTATAATATTTTGATGAAAGTGCAAGGTCTGTCTGGTCCAGTcaattataaaatttga
- the LOC123900052 gene encoding polyubiquitin-like — MRIIITIRSTQFFMEVGTVEKVVEIKRKIEQIYGVPMAHQILTVSGWELMDGLDMEDYPIITEGTKVDLAIKPVEPNSISYNDKMKMQITVKFPARQINIEVDQTDTVRSLKEKIHIIESIPIKKMTLFFLGRELNDDFRNLNEYGIREFSEVIAFLKNAHQPKDPPSKKLSLVVQTSSSLLNAATIPLEMRDANTVNDLKQFLLSRKILPADDYLFIHRQRIMRDSCSLKWHGVENGDCLYVFKGTVSRNGYATS; from the coding sequence ATGAGAATTATTATTACCATAAGAAGTACCCAATTTTTCATGGAAGTGGGTACCGTAGAAAAGGTTGTTGAAATCAAAAGGAAAATAGAACAAATCTATGGTGTTCCAATGGCTCACCAAATCCTAACAGTTTCTGGATGGGAACTGATGGATGGATTAGACATGGAAGATTACCCAATTATCACTGAAGGCACAAAAGTTGATCTTGCCATCAAGCCAGTGGAGCCAAATTCCATTAGCTATAATGACAAAATGAAAATGCAGATCACAGTGAAGTTTCCAGCTAGACAGATTAACATAGAGGTGGACCAGACAGATACTGTCCGTAGCTTGAAGGAAAAAATTCACATCATTGAGAGCATCCCGATCAAAAAAATGACACTTTTCTTTCTGGGGAGGGAACTGAATGATGATTTTCGAAACCTAAATGAATATGGTATTCGTGAGTTTTCTGAAGTTATTGCGTTCCTCAAGAACGCACATCAGCCAAAAGATCCACCAAGTAAGAAGCTGAGTTTGGTGGTACAAACATCCTCTAGTTTGCTTAATGCTGCCACCATTCCATTGGAGATGAGAGATGCAAACACTGTTAATGACTTGAAGCAGTTCCTGCTAAGCAGAAAAATTCTGCCAGCTGATGATTATTTGTTTATTCACAGGCAGAGGATCATGCGTGATAGTTGTAGCCTTAAGTGGCATGGAGTTGAAAATGGAGACTGTCTCTACGTGTTTAAAGGGACGGTTAGCCGCAATGGGTACGCCACATCTTGA